A DNA window from Theobroma cacao cultivar B97-61/B2 chromosome 5, Criollo_cocoa_genome_V2, whole genome shotgun sequence contains the following coding sequences:
- the LOC108661886 gene encoding caffeic acid 3-O-methyltransferase-like isoform X1 yields MSSKLDNQNITANEEEEAFHQAMQLAMSTILPMVLKAAIDLDLLEIIAKAGPAGCKLSPIEIASHLPTKNPDASSIIDRILRLLASHSILTCDLATNEDGHVQRLYGLAPVAKYFLHNDDGISLIPTLTTSTDKYLLGAWYHLTEATLEGGAIPLVKAYGMDLFELAAKNDEISGKFNNTMGNQTAIIMKKVLEIYKGFEGINQLVDVGGGLGINLKLIVSKYPQIKGINFDLPHVVKDAPHFLGVDHVGGDMFIEVPQGEVIFMKWILHDWGDDRCLKLLKNCYNALPKFGKVVVVELVVPESPMTDIVTKNTLTLDAGLFIVVPGAKERTKEEYEALAKKAGFSTFRLVCRAYSYWVMEFHKSIIV; encoded by the exons CAGAATATTACAgcaaatgaagaagaagaagcattTCATCAGGCAATGCAACTAGCTATGTCTACGATTCTCCCTATGGTCTTGAAAGCTGCCATCGATCTTGATTTGTTAGAGATCATTGCAAAAGCTGGCCCTGCAGGCTGCAAGCTCTCTCCTATTGAGATTGCCTCTCACCTTCCTACGAAGAACCCTGATGCTTCATCAATCATTGACCGCATTCTTCGTCTTCTTGCTAGTCACTCCATTCTAACATGCGATCTTGCCACTAACGAAGATGGACATGTTCAAAGATTATATGGTTTAGCACCCGTCGCAAAATATTTCCTTCACAATGATGATGGAATTTCCCTTATTCCGACACTGACCACTTCAACGGACAAATATTTGCTTGGAGCTTG GTATCACTTGACAGAAGCAACATTGGAAGGTGGCGCCATACCCTTGGTCAAGGCATATGGGATGGATTTGTTTGAGCTTGCTGccaaaaatgatgaaataagTGGCAAATTCAACAATACAATGGGCAACCAGACTGCCATAATCATGAAAAAAGTTCTGGAAATATATAAGGGGTTTGAAGGCATAAACCAACTTGTAGATGTGGGAGGTGGATTGGGTATAAATCTCAAGCTCATAGTTTCCAAGTATCCACAAATTAAGGGCATTAACTTTGATTTGCCCCATGTTGTTAAAGATGCACCCCATTTCTTAG gtgTTGACCATGTCGGAGGAGATATGTTTATCGAAGTTCCTCAAGGAGAAGTTATTTTCATGAAG TGGATACTTCACGATTGGGGCGATGATCGAtgcttgaagttattgaaaaattgctACAATGCTTTGCCAAAGTTTGGTAAAGTGGTAGTGGTGGAATTAGTTGTGCCAGAGTCCCCCATGACCGACATTGTGACCAAGAATACCTTAACACTTGACGCAGGCTTGTTTATCGTTGTCCCTGGTGCAAAAGAGAGGACAAAGGAAGAGTACGAGGCATTGGCAAAAAAAGCTGGATTCTCAACTTTTAGACTTGTTTGTCGTGCTTATAGCTATTGGGTGATGGAATTCCACAAAAGTATTATTGTCTGA
- the LOC108661886 gene encoding caffeic acid 3-O-methyltransferase-like isoform X2 → MSSKLDNQNITANEEEEAFHQAMQLAMSTILPMVLKAAIDLDLLEIIAKAGPAGCKLSPIEIASHLPTKNPDASSIIDRILRLLASHSILTCDLATNEDGHVQRLYGLAPVAKYFLHNDDGISLIPTLTTSTDKYLLGAWYHLTEATLEGGAIPLVKAYGMDLFELAAKNDEISGKFNNTMGNQTAIIMKKVLEIYKGFEGINQLVDVGGGLGINLKLIVSKYPQIKGINFDLPHVVKDAPHFLGVDHVGGDMFIEVPQGEVIFMKLLKNCYNALPKFGKVVVVELVVPESPMTDIVTKNTLTLDAGLFIVVPGAKERTKEEYEALAKKAGFSTFRLVCRAYSYWVMEFHKSIIV, encoded by the exons CAGAATATTACAgcaaatgaagaagaagaagcattTCATCAGGCAATGCAACTAGCTATGTCTACGATTCTCCCTATGGTCTTGAAAGCTGCCATCGATCTTGATTTGTTAGAGATCATTGCAAAAGCTGGCCCTGCAGGCTGCAAGCTCTCTCCTATTGAGATTGCCTCTCACCTTCCTACGAAGAACCCTGATGCTTCATCAATCATTGACCGCATTCTTCGTCTTCTTGCTAGTCACTCCATTCTAACATGCGATCTTGCCACTAACGAAGATGGACATGTTCAAAGATTATATGGTTTAGCACCCGTCGCAAAATATTTCCTTCACAATGATGATGGAATTTCCCTTATTCCGACACTGACCACTTCAACGGACAAATATTTGCTTGGAGCTTG GTATCACTTGACAGAAGCAACATTGGAAGGTGGCGCCATACCCTTGGTCAAGGCATATGGGATGGATTTGTTTGAGCTTGCTGccaaaaatgatgaaataagTGGCAAATTCAACAATACAATGGGCAACCAGACTGCCATAATCATGAAAAAAGTTCTGGAAATATATAAGGGGTTTGAAGGCATAAACCAACTTGTAGATGTGGGAGGTGGATTGGGTATAAATCTCAAGCTCATAGTTTCCAAGTATCCACAAATTAAGGGCATTAACTTTGATTTGCCCCATGTTGTTAAAGATGCACCCCATTTCTTAG gtgTTGACCATGTCGGAGGAGATATGTTTATCGAAGTTCCTCAAGGAGAAGTTATTTTCATGAAG ttattgaaaaattgctACAATGCTTTGCCAAAGTTTGGTAAAGTGGTAGTGGTGGAATTAGTTGTGCCAGAGTCCCCCATGACCGACATTGTGACCAAGAATACCTTAACACTTGACGCAGGCTTGTTTATCGTTGTCCCTGGTGCAAAAGAGAGGACAAAGGAAGAGTACGAGGCATTGGCAAAAAAAGCTGGATTCTCAACTTTTAGACTTGTTTGTCGTGCTTATAGCTATTGGGTGATGGAATTCCACAAAAGTATTATTGTCTGA